The genomic stretch CAACAACCTAAGAGTCTGACAAGATTTCTGTGCTGGAGTTTTGCAATTAGTATTGTCTCATTTCTGAACTCTTCAATTCCCTGTCCAGATATTTTTGATAGCATCTTCACTGCAATTTCCTTTCCTTTGAGTAATTTCCCCTGTGAAGGAGAACcataagctctttaaactttcaTGAAGGTGTACCATTAATATCGGTTTTCTTAATAGTGTTCAAATCAAATTCATTAGGAAAATGTAACGTACCTTGTAAACAGGTCCATAGCCTCCTTCTCCAAGCTTATTCACAGCTAAGAAATTATTGGTTGCAGCTGATACACTTTTATAACTGAATAGTGGTAACTCAGTATCTTGCTCTCGTTTATTCAGATTATTGTTGGTGTTCATTCCATCATTGATTGCATGGAGTTCAATATCGAAATCAAATAATAGTAGATTACTGCTTGAAGCCTTCTCTCCTATTTGATATAGAAATTAAGATAAGAATTGGTTACTATGCCTTGGAATCGAGTGCTTGGTCTAAGAAAAACAATTGAGTTGACATCATAGTTACCTATGTGTTTGAGTTTTCCTTTGcatgaaaaacaaatgaagaggCATAAGAGAAGCCCTGTTGCTGGAACCAACACAACTACCCATACCCTCAATTTTTTGCCTAATTATGATGACAAGAATCACCATTAGCTCAACCATCATAACAGAGAATTAATGAAATATTAGTTCAAAGAGAAAGATGGCATAAATTNNNNNNNNNNNNNNNNNNNNNNNNNNNNNNNNNNNNNNNNNNNNNNNNNNNNNNNNNNNNNNNNNNNNNNNNNNNNNNNNNNNNNNNNNNNNNNNNNNNNATATTCCTCTTGATAGGAAGAAATATCCCATGGTTTGATAGTGCTTTCTCAAGTAAGCAGTGTTTTCATTGCACTCCATGTCAGACAGTGGATACATGTACATGCACCCACACAAGTAtatatattcatccaaaaagaaaaaaagaaaaaccagaaACCAATAGAGACAAAAGAAATTCCTCTTACAAAATTGGCCAAAAGGCCAAAAGATACCATTTGGATGCGTTAATGGGAATCTATAGGAACACACTCaagtattttaacaaaaattagcaACACACACCTTAGAATAAAACCACAGCAAGCCCTAGCCAATCCCACCTAAAAAGATTGGTTGCACACAACACACGATGATTTGGTTATactattggtttttttttttttttttttttttttaaagaatgttATGGTGATAGATatttaacaaaactaaaatatgaGTGAACTAAGACAACATTTAGAGACAAGTATgtagtatatcaatatgcatACAAATTATACAAAAAGGTTGGTTCtacaacatttattttatttggtatagGAATCAGTCATCGGGCTTCCATTGTTGAAATAGTTACGCTATTCTTTGAGTAATTTTCTACATTGTCAAATGTTGAATTTGTGTCCATCATATTTTGGAATGAGGTAAACGATGGTTGCTTAGGGGTAGGTAGAAGTGCATGCTCATTGCTAATCATTAAGACTACATCAAGCATGGTAGGTCGATCAGTTGGGCTTTCTTGGACACAAAGAAGGCCGATGTTAATGAATCTCAACATAATAGAACTAGAAGAAGGATACTCTATTGTTGGATCGATCAACTCCAAACTTCGATCATCTCTCCACAACTCCCAAGCCTAGTATCATTTCATATAAATGTAAGTTTTACTGAAAACTAAGAGCATTTCAATTTAAAGACTAAcgaaaaacataaagaaattgagaggataTAAAGGCTACTCACATATATAAGAAGACTAAGTGAACTATGGTTATAGAAACCAATATTCTTTTTGCCACTTATAATCTCCAGTAGTAATActccaaaactaaaaacatcGGACTTTATCGAGTATAAACCTTGTATAGCATATTCGGGAGACATGTATCCACTGGATTCCAAAATTTAGTACCCTACTCGTTAGTAGCCTGCTAGAAGAATTTAACTGGCAATTGAAAATATTAGATGTAAAATGAGTTGCATACTTACTAAGTTCCAACAATTCGGTTTGTGTTTGCCTGTGTTTCATTGCCTCCAACTATTCGagctatgccaaaatctgatatttttggattcatttcacTATCTAAGAGAATGTTACTTGGTTTTAGATCTCTATGTATAATTCGTAACCTTGAAtattgatgaagataaagaagccctTGAGCAATCCCTTCAATAATGCGTATGCGTGTCTCCCAACCTAACATCAGTTTCTTGGTTGGATCTATTTAAATAGTACAATCAAGGAAATTAGTTAGTACTTAAGAACCTAGAAACATATGAGAGGAAAGATAAACATGCACTCACCGAAAAGGTAGAAGTCCAAACTTTTATTGGGCATGTactcatatattaatatctttTCTTCTCGCTCGATACAACAACCTAAGAGTCTGACAAGATTTCTGTGCTGGAGTTTTGCAATTAGTATTGTCTCATTTCTGAACTCTTCAATTCCCTGTCCAGATATTTTTGATAGCATCTTCACTGCAATTTCCTTTCCTTTGAGTAATTTCCCCTGTGAAGGAGAACCATAAACTCTTTAAACTTTCATGAAGGTGTACCATTAATATCGGTTTTCTTAATAGTGTTCAAATCAAATTCATCAGGAAAATGTAACGTACCTTGTAAACAGGTCCATAGCCTCCTTCTCCAAGCTTATTCACAGCTAAGAAATTATTGGTTGCAGCTGATACACTCTTATAACTGAATAGTGGTAACTCAGTATCTTGCTCTCGTTTATTCAGATTATTGTTGGTGTTCATTCCATCATTGATTGCATGGAGTTCAGTATCGAAATCAAATAATAGTAGATTACTGCTTGAAGCCTTCTTTCCTATTTGATATAGAAATTAAGATAAGAGTTGGTTACTATGCCTTGGAATCGAGTGATTGGTCTAAGAAAAACAATTGAGTTGACATCGTAGTTACCTATGTGTTTGAGTTTTCCTTTGcatgaaaaacaaatgaagaggCATAAGAGAAGCCCTGTTGCTGGAACCAACACAACTACCCATACCCTGCATTTTTTGCCTAATTATGATGACAAGAATCACCATTAGCTCAACCATCATAACAGAGAATTAATGAAATATTAGTTCAAAGAGAAAGATGGCATAAATTAGTGTAGATTTCATTTCACCTATGGTATTTTGATACTCAGCAGCAGCAAGTCTGAGATAAATATCTTGTCCAATCTTGCCACCATGTGAGAGTTGACGTAAGTTCAAGAGATCTCCTTCCCATATCATACACCCACTCATATTATAAGCGTAAGCTGTGCAAAAACAATTTTCCGTGCAAGCCAATTCACATCTGCTAGCATTCAAGGCCAAATATGCTTTCGAATAAACAGGCAATCGCATGTTTGGTATCTTCATGAACCAATCTTTTTTGCTATTAGCATGCGTATTATTCTGACATTGCAAAGGAGATTTCCTCACACAGCCGCCTGACCAATCATTTAGTCTGGTGTCTTCCATCGAAAATGGTTTGAAACCTTTTAGACACTCACAAGGGTTTGAGAAATTGTCAGGGTATTGTAGCACGCCAAATGCACCACACAAAGCGTAGACATCAGATAGGTTCGTTGGTCCAGACCAATATATACTCCAAATGGAAACGCCAGACAGCCACACCAGCGTCCTAATCTGTCCTGTTTGGTCAAGTCGTAATCTAGCAAGGGTAGAAGGTTTAAgaagatagaaaataaaatatctctCACTTGACACAAAAGTGTAGTTGAAGATAAGGCTCGTTTTAGAAGCCGAGCTGAGAGATGTTACATTTAAAAGTCCAGAACCCCAATAGACTTGGGATCTGTTCCACTGTGAGAAAAATTGATTGCTTCCATTTGGGTCTAACCCATGCGAGAACACACCAGGTGAGGGATCTTgtgaatttttccatgaaaTGAGCTGCTGTGGTTTTCCAGTAACCTTATCGATCCCAAGCTTTGCACCTGGCAGCCATGTATCGGTTGGATGGTCGAAACTCTCCCAAAATATACAAGACGTGTTCGATCTAcctctcaaaacaaaatttccatcaTCACCAAGGACTGCTTCAGTTATATTTGAGCCGGGAAATGTCAAATTTGTTGACCAAACTGGGATCTTGGAGGAACCTTCAAAAAGGAGTAGATTGCCATTTTCTGAGAGGTAAAGTGTTGAGGAAGATGGGTAAGACAAAGGGTTTTCTCTATTTGCTACCCAAACAATTTCCTCATGAAACCTTTTATACCATATGCCCAGGTAGATTTTTGATGAAGTGCCTGGTTTGAAGAAACCCAGCTCAAAAGTGCCACCTTTAGATACTATGGTCTCTCTCTTTGAATGAGAAAGAGAGTGACCTGGTGAAAGGGTATCAGCAGCTATGGAGAAGCAAGCTCTGTAATAAGACATGATTAGAAGCAGAGCAAGTAAGAGCCATGGTTTCTTACTCGTCATGCTACCCATCCGATCCTATCTAACTTTCAGTACCTCAGTTGGTAATTATAGAAGAAGACATAAAAGGGCGTGACCAAGAAAACCAAGACTTTTCTTGCCACAAAGTTCACTTTCAAAAacctttaaaatatatatattctactcCAACCCCTAAAAAAACTCAATCTAAataaactctaaaaaaattagacattttCAAATAGCGAACATAAACCAACGCTTTATAGTTTAGatcttccatttctttttagTTATCTCTTTTTGTTCTACCactatgtttcttttcttttattttttatttttaatttaaagtatctacatctcaaaaaaaaaaaaaaaaaaaattgtattttatctACTTGTTAAACTTTGGTCACCATATGAATGCTTTTATCTGAGCGCGGCGCTGACAAAAGTTTATTACCTGTCTTTTAGCATATGACATAAAGacgtgacatccgcttcatgagacgtagtTTCCAATTGCTTAGGAATGTCGACTCACTagttttgaaattgatgttaagATAAATTCTGCTATTATCAACAAATATTGGGCAAGTTTactaattatgaaaaataacatATTGGGCTAGTTTTGAAATTGTAGTTTGATAAGATCTGTTTTTTCTTCCATTGGGGGACCAAAATGGTGGCGACTATATTCCACAGAACATGTTAGTGCATGTGTTTGTCTACACATTAATGTCTTTATTTTAAGGATAAGGTTACAAATGAATGGAAGAGAGGATGAGAGACTAATCCAGAATACTTTCAAATATAAGGTTGAATTAATGTCTTCTTTAATTTGAGTCAATATTATTAGAACCAATAATTTTAAAGAGTGTCCTTTCTATTAAGATGTGTAgtgtaaaattcttttttatcgcattcaataaaaaattgacacattagataaaaacattaaatataataaaaatgaaaacacaatATTTTTAATCCAAATCAATTCTATAATATTCATTCTAACCTAATGCCTCTCACCCACCTCCAAGCCCTTAACACTAGAGTCTCCAAAATCAACTAAGACGTTGGCTCCGGTAGTTTTGtcaaaataagataaattattTCGTGTgaatgattatattattttttgtgtgtttcaaATTGAGATATTCGCTTCTTATTGGATGGTGCAAAACACCCTGTTTAGGCTATGACatgattgaagttattctcaattttaaatatttgtttcttatttcattttcatattgCTACTTTGACGTGTCCGTGTTCTTCGGTTCTTAAATTTCAAGAGTGAATCGACGGTGTCACGTCAGTCGAGTAGTATAAGAGTGAGATAGGAGATGAATATACATTGCATTAATTACTCTCTTCAAATTGTCAAAATTTGTCACTATTAGTCTTACTTGGTAAGAGGGTAACCACCCATAGCCATTGGAGGTGAGGATCAAGTGGGGGCGGCGATAGTCATGCATGAGTGGACCACGCGGCCGTGTTGAGAGTGGACCTTACTACGGAAGAAATATCATGCTATTTGTGAATTCACGTTCTATTTCTATGCCCGGCCATTTTAGTGAGATCCATTAGTGAACCAGAggatttgttttattatatatgagaAAGACGAGTTATACAATTATCACCACCACTATATCATATGGTCTAATCTTCTTCACCTTTATTCAATGTTCACACGAGAATTAGAGAGGCAATTACGTACGTAGATGGGTGATCAGAGATCTTTTTTCGTGTTGGTTTTATTCATCATCAGAGTCAAGAAGTCAAGTCTTTCTAATGCGGGTCATTGGGGAAGATGGGTAGGAAAATCCCTCACCTCAGTACGTACTGTATAAGGAGTCTCCCAAAGCACAGACCAATTATCACATGGGTACCCCCGACTTGCTCTAATCTCAGCCGGTATTACAAAgtctttcatatcaaatttCCAAGCCAACTACCATACGACTTTAATGTATTACAAAgtctttcatatcaaatttCCAAGTCAACTACTATACGACTTTAATTGAGAAATTatggctccatttgtttcgacatgaaatgatttttgaaaaatgtattctatattttttggtgtttgatggcacataaaataatagtcaatgaaaaatatattcagTTTAACCGgagttttttctttaattttttaaaaatggtttccatttttgaaaaccgtaaactatttttctaatttaaacatctcattctcaaattgatCAATTAACTAAGCCGAGACGTCGCCCGGAATCTTGCCATAACCAACTCGGGACCCTGTCAAGACCACTGGGACCCAACCAGGATCCGTCTGGGACCCCGCCAAAAACTGCCCAAGACTTGATTAGAACACTTTTAGGACTTGCCATGACTCGACCAGGATCTGTCCAAGATCCAATTGGGACACTGCCAGTACCTACCCGGTACCCTGTCGGGACCGGTTAGGACACCATAAGCTTTTTGATGAATTGCCTGGTTTGAAGGAACCCAACTCAAAATTGCTACCTTGAGATAATATGGTCCCGCTCCCTGAAAGCGGTTGGCCTGCTAAAAGTGCATCACCAGCTATGGAGAAGCGTGCTCGGTAACAGGATAGGATTAGAAGCAGAACAAATAAGAGGCATGGCATCTTACTCTGCATGGTACCCTTCAATTCCCTACCGCAGTTGGTAATTAGGGACCGGAATATGATGGACACATACAATGCAATTGGTCAACAAATAGTGTAACTATTTCAACAACCAAAGTGAAAGTTGTTGATCAGTTTGACTGGAACATTCAAGTCGGTGGTGCCAAGCCGTCACTCCTTATCCTAAAACGTATGGTCTTCCTTTGTTTCAGTAATCCAAATTAGATTTGGTTTTTGTTGGAAATACAGATGTGAGAAttgtaggaaaaaaataaatgtagaaTACAAATAGAATAGGAAGTAAATGAAATTTGGACAGTAAAGCAATTGTGACTCTATTTCTTAGATAAATATTGTCTCCCACTTGTATTAGAAGTTTTGCAAAAGGGAATCAGAGCAATTTTATCCTCAGGATACAATACTGCCCGATGTAGTGTGCAGATTGCAAACTCTAAACACTATCCAGAACCAGAAATATTTTGTAACAGCTGTTAATAATGGTGAGCgtaagagagaaaataaaattatctgtaaaaaaaaaaaaaaattaaaaaaaaaaactgctgggaattaaaatattatctatataattccatattatctcagaagcatttttttttttaaaaaaataaaattgaaataacggttatatatattttaaaatctaaagtTGAAAAAgcagttgaaacttgaaaacacatgatctcatataacataataatattagatATTGATGAAGTAGTGGTAACCGatcaaaacaagataataggataaaaaattatttatttaaaataaatgactattaaaacatgataataggacatcagttatttatttgaaattcaaaataatcatgaaataatatcaacaatCCCCCACTAAtttcaagaatatatatatatatatatatatatatatgtatatatatatatatatatatttgctgtGACTCCAAAATGTTGATACATAAATGAAAGTACCTTTTAGGTTTGAACTTTCACTTAGTGTATAATCCTCAAAGCTTTATTAGTGTGATAGTAGACTTGATGTCTTTGAACTATCATGCTTAATGATAAAACTAGAGAATTAACACATATTAATGTATTAAAGTTTTTATAGCTCTTTTCAGTCGCACATTAATGGCCATATGCGTTATCCCaacttcatgagtgctctaggtAGCTTACCAAGCCCCGACAAAAGTGGCATGACTTTACACTAACATAGGTAAAGTTCTTCTAAGTGCCCCTGTagattaaaaaacacattttatgCGAACTCATTAAAAGTTATACTTAACCTTTCCTTTTCATTATAGGACTCGCACTAAACATCAATTATTCTTCTAGATGATCTAATTTAGTGCTAATATCATCACCATCAAGATTTGTTTTTCCCATTGAACCTAGAGTTTGTTTTCCAAAGTCTAGGTTGGGTTGCCATCTTGTAGTGATCTATTCAATTGGTTTTAGACCCATCTCAAATGAGGTTTTACGAATCAAATCCTTACCTATGCCTTTTGTAAAAGGATCTGCTAAGTTCGTGCACAATTTTACATAGTCTACTGTGATAATGTCTTCTTTCAATAATTGTCTCACAGTATTATGTCTAA from Corylus avellana chromosome ca1, CavTom2PMs-1.0 encodes the following:
- the LOC132170651 gene encoding receptor-like serine/threonine-protein kinase SD1-7; the encoded protein is MGSMTSKKPWLLLALLLIMSYYRACFSIAADTLSPGHSLSHSKRETIVSKGGTFELGFFKPGTSSKIYLGIWYKRFHEEIVWVANRENPLSYPSSSTLYLSENGNLLLFEGSSKIPVWSTNLTFPGSNITEAVLGDDGNFVLRGRSNTSCIFWESFDHPTDTWLPGAKLGIDKVTGKPQQLISWKNSQDPSPGVFSHGLDPNGSNQFFSQWNRSQVYWGSGLLNVTSLSSASKTSLIFNYTFVSSERYFIFYLLKPSTLARLRLDQTGQIRTLVWLSGVSIWSIYWSGPTNLSDVYALCGAFGVLQYPDNFSNPCECLKGFKPFSMEDTRLNDWSGGCVRKSPLQCQNNTHANSKKDWFMKIPNMRLPVYSKAYLALNASRCELACTENCFCTAYAYNMSGCMIWEGDLLNLRQLSHGGKIGQDIYLRLAAAEYQNTIGKKCRVWVVVLVPATGLLLCLFICFSCKGKLKHIGKKASSSNLLLFDFDTELHAINDGMNTNNNLNKREQDTELPLFSYKSVSAATNNFLAVNKLGEGGYGPVYKGKLLKGKEIAVKMLSKISGQGIEEFRNETILIAKLQHRNLVRLLGCCIEREEKILIYEYMPNKSLDFYLFDPTKKLMLGWETRIRIIEGIAQGLLYLHQYSRLRIIHRDLKPSNILLDSEMNPKISDFGIARIVGGNETQANTNRIVGTYGYMSPEYAIQGLYSIKSDVFSFGVLLLEIISGKKNIGFYNHSSLSLLIYAWELWRDDRSLELIDPTIEYPSSSSIMLRFINIGLLCVQESPTDRPTMLDVVLMISNEHALLPTPKQPSFTSFQNMMDTNSTFDNVENYSKNSVTISTMEARCKKLRVWVVVLVPATGLLLCLFICFSCKGKLKHIGEKASSSNLLLFDFDIELHAINDGMNTNNNLNKREQDTELPLFSYKSVSAATNNFLAVNKLGEGGYGPVYKGKLLKGKEIAVKMLSKISGQGIEEFRNETILIAKLQHRNLVRLLGCCIEREEKILIYEYMPNKSLDFYLFDPTKKLMLGWETRIRIIEGVAQGLLYLHQYSRLRIIHRDLKPSNILLDSEMNPKISDFGIARIVGGNETQANTNRIVGTYGYMSPEYALQGLYSIKSDVYSFGVLLLEIISGKKNIGFYNHSSLSLLIYAWELWRDDRSLELIDPTIEYPSSSSIMLRFINIGLLCVQESPTDRPTMLDVVLMISNEHALLPTPKQPSFTSFQNMMDTNSTFDNVENYSKNSVTISTMEAR